The following nucleotide sequence is from Primulina tabacum isolate GXHZ01 chromosome 2, ASM2559414v2, whole genome shotgun sequence.
AACtgaattttaaggaaaaaatgtcaaaaatacTTTTTTAAGTGGTTGCAACATTTTCTTAATTGATTTGACTAATTTTCTCGTATTGTTTCAATTTTTTAGTTAAAACATAAAAATGGGAAGTCCAAAATTATTCTTAAATGATGTTTTAATTGAATGGATgagcaaaaaatattttatatataggTGAAAATTTAGTACTAATATTATATGTTATTGTTTGCATAAGCGGgaatttcaaaaacaaaatcgCGGCAAACTTTTGAATAATTTAACTTCTATGATCAAATGTCGTGGATTACGATTCGATCGTTAGTTATCATTAATTTGATAAACCGCAACGAGCTAGGAAACTAGGAAACTAAATCAGAGAAGTTGAAAAAACTCATAAACAACTACAAATTTAATATTGACATCATGAATTGATTCAACATTTTTACAACTATAATTTAAAAAGCTAAAAAATATGGTAAAACTAAGAAAATTAAGCTAATGAAAACCGGAAATAAACGAATTAGAATGAACTAGAATTGATGCAACTtggagaaaattttatattgatttgttGATGATGAGTAGTTGTGTGTCTCTTCGTTTCTGTTCTTCTTGTCAGCTTTGTTCTTTTCTTCCGAGCAGTTTATCGATCTTCCACGTTTATCGATTATGGGTCATGAATCAACTTACTCAATAATGAGGCCTTCTTCTCAAACCAACATATCCTTGGTGGGCTTGGACGAATACAAGGCGGCCTTCTTCTCGAACTAACAGAATCCTTCAAAAGTATAATTCGCAGTCACATCACTCTcatctccacaacaaatttcCAGCCCTTcaatttttaatatgtttttttgtAGTGGCTAAATAACCGACCAACCGTACAATACCCGAGGCATTTGGTGTGGTTCTGAACGACCCTCCTCGCTCAACACTCACCTAGAAAACCCACAGTCGAATTATGCAGATTCCGCTCTTGGGTTTTGCTCGTATGCTTCAAATTTAGTGAAACATCCTCAAAGGTCACATTTTTCTGTTCGTGGGTCCTGTTAATTTGGTCATTTAATGGCTTCTGTAATGCTGAACGGAGTTGAAAATCTCGCACTCATCAGAAGTTTTTGCCCGCCTTCGAAAGGGTTGTGTTGTCTTGGCTCAGATTTTCATGGAAAGAATTCGCTCCAGTTTAATTCAGTTCCTTGTGGGAAGATTTCAATCGGGGTGAGAAAGATCAGGACAAACCTCATCCCCAAATGCAGCGCCTCTGCCTCGAGGCCTGTTTCACAGCCGAGATTTATACAACACAAGAAAGAAGCATTCTGGTTTTACAGGTTTCTCTCAGTTGTGTATGACCATGTGATAAACCCTGGGCACTGGACCGAGGACATGAGAGATGAAGCATTAGAGCCAGCGGATTTGACTAACAGGAATATGATTGTGGTTGATGTTGGTGGAGGCACGGGGTTTACGACTTTGGGGATTGTGAAGCATGTGGATGCCAAGAATGTAACGATTCTCGATCAATCTCCCCACCAGCTTGCAAAGGCTAAGCAGAAGGAGGCCTTGAAAGAATGCAGGATAATTGAAGGAGATGCCGAGGATCTCCCGTTTTTGACAGATTCAATAGATAGATATGTTTCCGCTGGGAGGTATATTCtctaatttttcatgtttgTTCTTTATGTTTCGTCGATCACAAGGGTCTAAAATGTGCGGCTATATTGTGTGTTTGGTGATATTTAGCTTTATCGGATCGAGTGCTTGAACTTCAGTTGGCTTGaaccatgtttttttttttttaaattactttGAATGAGGCTTCCCAATTAGGGCATAGTTTCATCAAATGTTGTTTTATTAGTGTTATTGAAAGTTTGACTGATGTTGTTGCTTGAAACTATCTTTGTATTATGTATGAGCCACCAAAAGTTATTTTTATCAAGACGTCCTGTGTGCATCTTGAATTGATGGTTCTGTTGGATATTGTGAATTGAAGGCTCTGGTTCATGGTTTTTAATGAATAATTTTGGGTTGATGAAACATGTATATGAAAAGCTAGGCAGATATTGGTGTAGTTGCTTAATTAGTTAAAGCATTTGCATATAAACTCTTGAAATAATTCATTGGAAATCTCATAAAAGTTCTACGATTTTGTGAATCTTATTAGTATCGAGTACTGGCCAGACCCACAGCGGGGAATCAAGGAGGCTTACAGAGTTCTTCGACTCGGGGGGAAGGCTTGCATAATTGGTCCTGTGTATCCTACATTTTGGTTGTCTCGCTTCTTTGCAGATGTTTGGATGCTTTTTCCAAAAGAGGAAGAGTACATTGAGTGGTTTGAAAAGGCAGGATTTAAGGATGTTCGACTGAAGAGGATTGGTCCGAAATGGTATCGTGGGGTTCGCAGACATGGGCTTATCATGGGATGTTCTGTTACCGGCATAAAACCCGCATCTGGGGATTCGCCTTTGAAGGTAATGTTTCACCGTTCTCCAGCAT
It contains:
- the LOC142522895 gene encoding 2-methyl-6-phytyl-1,4-hydroquinone methyltransferase, chloroplastic-like, with the translated sequence MASVMLNGVENLALIRSFCPPSKGLCCLGSDFHGKNSLQFNSVPCGKISIGVRKIRTNLIPKCSASASRPVSQPRFIQHKKEAFWFYRFLSVVYDHVINPGHWTEDMRDEALEPADLTNRNMIVVDVGGGTGFTTLGIVKHVDAKNVTILDQSPHQLAKAKQKEALKECRIIEGDAEDLPFLTDSIDRYVSAGSIEYWPDPQRGIKEAYRVLRLGGKACIIGPVYPTFWLSRFFADVWMLFPKEEEYIEWFEKAGFKDVRLKRIGPKWYRGVRRHGLIMGCSVTGIKPASGDSPLKVQPEYGLSIFSLYFSVLSHTYRIQSFQNFDQFLSTKMVDSLTQVEISEFWEAFCLIDKDSDGLITVEELARAIQFLSEHPTHEEIQEMISIKGDADGDDTVDFQKFLNITARKMKDNVADELKEAFQVFDRDQDGFISAF